One window from the genome of Nisaea sediminum encodes:
- the phaR gene encoding polyhydroxyalkanoate synthesis repressor PhaR, with the protein MATQRKRAAQNTSETGAPGSAKDASGVITIKKYANRRLYNTATSSYVTLDHLCQMVKDGQDFVVYDAKTGEDITRPVLTQIIVEEEAKGQNMLPISFLRQLISFYGDNLQMVVPRYLEFAMSAFSKEQDRTRDYMQEALGGLFPFSHFEEMGKQNMAMLEQTMRLFNPYRPQDAEGNGAPESSAKSSSQDPARGAADALQSLQEQMVLLQKQLAELSSATAKTPKDQDK; encoded by the coding sequence ATGGCAACTCAGCGCAAACGGGCGGCCCAGAATACCTCCGAAACGGGAGCCCCGGGATCGGCCAAGGATGCCTCCGGGGTCATCACAATCAAGAAATACGCGAACCGCCGTCTCTACAACACGGCGACCAGCAGCTACGTGACGCTCGACCACCTTTGCCAGATGGTGAAGGACGGTCAGGATTTTGTGGTCTATGACGCCAAGACCGGCGAGGACATCACCCGTCCGGTGCTCACCCAGATCATCGTCGAGGAAGAAGCCAAGGGGCAAAACATGTTGCCGATCAGCTTCCTGCGGCAACTGATCAGCTTCTACGGCGACAATCTGCAGATGGTCGTTCCGCGCTATCTCGAATTCGCGATGTCCGCCTTCTCCAAAGAACAGGACCGGACCCGCGACTATATGCAGGAAGCGCTTGGCGGTCTGTTTCCGTTCTCCCATTTCGAGGAGATGGGCAAGCAGAACATGGCCATGCTCGAGCAGACCATGCGGCTCTTCAACCCCTACCGACCGCAGGATGCCGAAGGCAACGGGGCTCCGGAGAGCAGTGCGAAATCATCCTCTCAGGACCCGGCCAGAGGCGCGGCGGATGCCCTGCAATCCCTGCAGGAGCAGATGGTGCTGCTGCAGAAACAGCTCGCCGAGCTCAGTTCCGCAACCGCGAAAACGCCGAAGGACCAGGACAAGTAA
- a CDS encoding alpha-hydroxy acid oxidase, giving the protein MSIAVSGMNEADNTDPTERFLCLHEIVAAAEESLDPNIWNYLRGATETETTAKRNRMALDSIAFRPRVLNDMREVTVGGRLLGKDLTLPVLLAPVGSLESFESGGGKTAMRAAAAFGNALMLSNVGTIPIEEVAAAADGLLISALYKRGDDGWLDEQVQRAKDTGCFAVSLTVDSAYYSRRERDIAARFVKPWRAGAGADWQAALNWKDVERFKERYDIPLILKGIATAEDARMAAERGVDVVYVSNHGGRQLDHGRGSLDVLPEVVEAVAGRAEVVVDGSIQRGTDLVKAIALGANAVGMGRLFCCGLAAAGEAGVVRTLSLLRDEVRTAVALLGVNSLSEVGARHVHAAAPVTEPGVFSAFPLLYPESSQF; this is encoded by the coding sequence ATGAGTATCGCGGTGTCCGGCATGAACGAGGCGGACAATACGGATCCGACGGAACGGTTTCTGTGCCTGCACGAGATCGTCGCAGCGGCCGAGGAGTCGCTGGATCCGAATATCTGGAACTATCTGCGCGGTGCGACCGAGACCGAGACCACGGCGAAGCGGAACCGGATGGCGCTGGACAGCATCGCTTTTCGTCCCCGGGTGCTGAATGACATGCGCGAGGTCACCGTCGGCGGACGTCTGCTCGGCAAGGACCTGACCCTGCCGGTCCTGCTGGCGCCGGTCGGATCGCTGGAAAGCTTCGAGTCCGGCGGCGGCAAGACCGCAATGCGGGCCGCGGCCGCCTTCGGCAACGCCCTGATGCTGAGCAATGTCGGCACCATTCCGATCGAGGAAGTCGCCGCGGCGGCGGACGGGCTGCTGATCTCGGCGCTCTACAAACGCGGCGACGACGGCTGGCTCGACGAACAGGTGCAGCGGGCGAAGGATACCGGCTGCTTCGCGGTGTCGCTGACCGTTGACAGCGCCTATTACAGCCGCCGCGAGCGGGATATCGCCGCCCGCTTCGTGAAGCCCTGGCGGGCCGGGGCCGGCGCGGACTGGCAGGCGGCGCTGAACTGGAAGGACGTGGAGCGCTTCAAGGAGCGCTATGACATCCCGTTGATCCTGAAGGGCATCGCCACGGCGGAGGACGCAAGGATGGCGGCCGAGCGCGGTGTCGACGTGGTCTATGTCTCGAACCACGGCGGCCGTCAGCTCGACCACGGGCGTGGCTCGCTCGACGTTCTGCCGGAAGTTGTCGAGGCGGTTGCCGGGCGGGCCGAGGTTGTCGTCGACGGCTCGATCCAGCGCGGCACCGATCTGGTGAAGGCGATTGCTCTCGGAGCGAATGCAGTCGGTATGGGACGCTTGTTCTGCTGCGGTCTTGCCGCGGCGGGCGAGGCGGGTGTGGTGCGCACGCTCTCGCTGCTGCGCGACGAGGTGCGGACGGCGGTCGCGTTGCTCGGCGTGAATTCGCTTTCCGAGGTTGGCGCGCGGCATGTTCACGCCGCGGCTCCGGTGACGGAGCCGGGCGTGTTCAGCGCCTTCCCGCTGCTCTACCCGGAGAGTTCACAATTTTGA
- a CDS encoding HNH endonuclease, which yields MRKHRTSESTPDAAADKDFPAFCPICRRPMLEGAAIDRHHWVPRARDGRDWDWMHQVCHRKIHAVFSETELARDYSDAARIRAHPEMARFIDWVKRRPPDFNDWHRKPRRRR from the coding sequence TTGAGGAAACACCGCACATCCGAATCAACTCCGGACGCCGCCGCGGACAAGGATTTCCCGGCTTTTTGCCCGATCTGCCGCCGGCCGATGCTCGAGGGTGCGGCCATTGACCGCCACCACTGGGTCCCGCGCGCCCGGGACGGCCGCGACTGGGACTGGATGCACCAGGTCTGCCACCGCAAGATCCATGCGGTCTTCAGCGAAACCGAACTGGCCCGGGATTATTCGGACGCGGCCCGGATCCGGGCTCATCCCGAGATGGCAAGATTCATCGACTGGGTGAAACGGCGACCGCCGGATTTCAACGACTGGCACAGGAAGCCGCGCCGCAGGCGCTAG
- a CDS encoding DUF2333 family protein: protein MAQKHELNWDEDAPAGRSLAPWIARAGGYGFILLVLAVAGYYLVGMALTHRISDDVDQALSEPPPGASRAVQVAADLIYRETEQNSWTANNPFFLPGYMLDNMPNYQQGIISALSRFAIEMSDQLGRTRGTSEVDRDLDKAAGLLKWPGTVWHFDLSTSWAPTTPAEKQYLAARKALLAYNERLAAGDAVFEKRADNLQATLERMTADLGSASAVIDRHLMQAGGWGVDRKVDDIFYNVKGRLYGYYMLLRELGVDFDRVIRDRELSAAWSQMLDSMRAGAQLDPLVIVNGTPDGLFFPSHLAVQGFYLLRARTQLREITNILQK, encoded by the coding sequence ATGGCACAGAAGCACGAGCTCAACTGGGACGAGGACGCCCCGGCGGGGAGGTCCCTCGCGCCGTGGATCGCGCGCGCCGGTGGATACGGCTTCATCCTGCTGGTTCTGGCCGTCGCCGGCTATTATCTCGTCGGTATGGCGCTGACGCACCGGATCTCCGACGATGTCGATCAGGCGCTGAGCGAGCCGCCGCCAGGCGCCAGCCGTGCCGTGCAGGTGGCCGCTGATCTGATCTACCGCGAGACTGAGCAGAATTCCTGGACCGCCAACAACCCTTTCTTCCTGCCAGGCTACATGCTCGACAACATGCCCAATTACCAGCAAGGCATCATCTCGGCGCTAAGCCGTTTCGCAATCGAAATGTCGGATCAGCTCGGCCGGACCCGCGGCACGAGCGAGGTCGACAGGGATCTCGACAAGGCGGCCGGCCTGCTGAAATGGCCCGGCACCGTCTGGCATTTCGACCTCTCCACCTCCTGGGCGCCGACCACGCCGGCGGAAAAACAGTATCTGGCCGCCCGCAAGGCGCTGCTCGCCTATAACGAACGCCTCGCGGCGGGTGATGCCGTGTTCGAGAAACGGGCGGACAATCTGCAGGCGACGCTGGAGCGGATGACCGCCGATCTCGGTTCCGCCTCGGCGGTCATCGACCGTCACCTCATGCAGGCCGGCGGCTGGGGTGTCGACCGCAAGGTCGACGATATCTTCTACAACGTGAAGGGCCGGCTCTACGGCTACTACATGCTGCTGCGCGAGCTCGGGGTCGATTTTGACCGGGTGATCCGGGACCGCGAATTGAGCGCCGCCTGGAGTCAGATGCTGGATTCCATGCGCGCCGGCGCCCAGCTCGATCCGCTGGTGATCGTGAACGGCACGCCGGACGGCCTGTTCTTCCCGAGCCACCTCGCGGTGCAGGGCTTCTATCTGTTGCGCGCCCGCACCCAGCTTCGGGAAATCACCAACATCCTGCAGAAGTAG
- a CDS encoding TVP38/TMEM64 family protein, translating into MGSGLNEERGRSGWLSRLVPVLCLVLATALFFALGLDRYVSLELLRDNRELLTGFVSDHYFLAALAFIALYAVVTGLSVPGAAVLTLSGGFLFGTVGGTAYAVIGATLGATAIFLAARTAFADALRARAGRAIGMMREGFRRDAFNYLLFLRLVPAFPFFLVNLVPAFLGVSTRTYILATVIGIIPGGFVFASVGAGLGSIFDQEGEIGLADVMTPEIILAMAGLGVLALVPVVAKRLLGRGTPRD; encoded by the coding sequence GTGGGTAGCGGACTGAACGAGGAGCGGGGCCGGAGCGGATGGCTGTCCCGGCTTGTCCCCGTTCTTTGCCTTGTGCTCGCCACCGCGCTGTTCTTCGCCCTCGGACTGGACCGCTATGTCAGCCTCGAGCTGCTGCGCGACAACCGCGAGCTGCTGACGGGTTTCGTTTCCGACCATTATTTCCTGGCGGCGCTCGCCTTCATTGCGCTCTATGCCGTGGTGACCGGGCTTTCGGTTCCGGGTGCGGCGGTGCTCACCTTGAGCGGCGGGTTTCTGTTCGGGACCGTCGGCGGCACGGCCTATGCCGTTATCGGCGCCACGCTTGGCGCGACGGCGATCTTTCTCGCAGCTCGCACGGCCTTTGCCGATGCGCTGCGGGCGCGGGCCGGCCGGGCGATAGGCATGATGCGGGAAGGTTTCCGCAGGGATGCTTTCAATTATCTGCTGTTCCTCCGCCTCGTGCCGGCCTTTCCGTTTTTTCTCGTCAATCTGGTTCCGGCGTTCCTCGGCGTGTCGACCCGGACCTACATCTTGGCCACCGTGATCGGAATCATCCCCGGTGGGTTCGTCTTCGCCTCGGTCGGCGCGGGCCTTGGGAGCATTTTCGATCAGGAGGGCGAGATCGGCCTCGCCGACGTGATGACGCCTGAGATCATTCTCGCCATGGCCGGGCTCGGCGTTCTCGCTCTCGTGCCGGTGGTCGCCAAGCGCCTGCTCGGACGCGGAACGCCGCGCGACTAG
- a CDS encoding alpha/beta fold hydrolase, with protein MATTGTATDSPARQGRLGPRPLPLYLTTAMLNWSGSRLASESLRNGLPAWNHALESVQRDLERQLKDSGEETAGSAAPDEGDAWRDFVAAVDRAILERSQDLLDAILIYRKHPYKRETEPAPVAWRAGTTSLLDYGTRNLDGPPVLVIPSLINRFYILDLKSDRSLLRDLEARGYRPFVIDWGRPGPEEARYHLTDYVAGRLEACLDAVRAITGQPPLVLGYCMGGLLALALAARRQSDMRALGLLATPWDFSAGSPPVAAFLPLIRPLLMLASDQGKVIGTDLLQALFHMLDPMLVIKKFLRFGELEADGAAAEDFVALEDWLNDGVPLAGPVAAEALLGWYGENQPGRLLWKVAGRTVDPGQISLPAKVIIPSRDKIVPPPSAEPLGTLLPHAETLHVPLGHVGMMASTNAKKAVWEPLGAWMEEYAQ; from the coding sequence GTGGCGACGACGGGAACGGCAACAGACAGTCCGGCGCGCCAGGGGCGGCTGGGCCCGCGTCCCCTGCCGCTGTACCTGACGACCGCGATGCTGAACTGGAGCGGCTCGCGGCTCGCGTCAGAGAGCTTGAGGAACGGCTTGCCGGCCTGGAATCACGCGCTCGAGAGCGTCCAGCGGGATCTGGAACGGCAGCTGAAAGACAGCGGCGAGGAGACAGCCGGAAGCGCCGCTCCTGACGAAGGAGACGCCTGGCGCGACTTCGTTGCGGCAGTCGACCGTGCGATCCTCGAACGCAGCCAGGACCTGCTCGACGCAATCCTGATCTACCGCAAGCATCCCTACAAACGTGAAACAGAGCCGGCGCCGGTCGCCTGGCGCGCCGGGACCACCTCGCTGCTCGATTACGGCACGCGCAATCTCGACGGCCCCCCGGTGCTGGTGATCCCGTCGCTGATCAACCGGTTCTACATTCTCGATCTCAAATCCGACCGCTCGCTGCTGCGCGATCTCGAAGCGCGCGGGTACCGACCCTTCGTCATCGATTGGGGGCGGCCCGGCCCGGAGGAGGCGCGCTATCATCTGACGGACTATGTCGCGGGACGCCTGGAAGCGTGTCTGGATGCGGTACGTGCGATCACCGGGCAGCCGCCTCTCGTTCTCGGCTACTGCATGGGCGGCCTGCTTGCGCTTGCGCTTGCGGCCCGCCGGCAGAGCGACATGCGCGCGCTCGGCCTGCTGGCGACGCCATGGGACTTCTCCGCCGGCTCGCCGCCGGTTGCCGCTTTCCTGCCGCTGATCCGCCCGCTTCTGATGCTGGCCTCCGACCAGGGCAAGGTGATCGGCACCGACCTGCTGCAGGCGCTGTTCCACATGCTCGACCCGATGCTGGTGATCAAGAAGTTCCTGCGCTTCGGCGAGCTCGAGGCGGACGGGGCGGCGGCGGAGGATTTCGTTGCGCTGGAGGACTGGCTGAATGACGGCGTGCCGCTTGCGGGGCCGGTCGCGGCGGAGGCCCTGCTTGGTTGGTACGGCGAGAACCAGCCCGGCCGTCTACTCTGGAAGGTCGCGGGCCGCACCGTCGACCCGGGGCAGATTTCCCTGCCGGCGAAGGTGATCATTCCCTCGCGCGACAAGATCGTTCCGCCACCCTCGGCGGAACCGCTTGGAACACTTTTGCCGCATGCCGAAACTCTGCATGTGCCGCTCGGCCATGTGGGCATGATGGCAAGTACGAATGCAAAGAAGGCGGTCTGGGAACCGCTCGGCGCGTGGATGGAGGAGTACGCACAATGA